In one window of Xiphophorus hellerii strain 12219 chromosome 23, Xiphophorus_hellerii-4.1, whole genome shotgun sequence DNA:
- the spry1 gene encoding protein sprouty homolog 1 — MELQSQHGPAGSLVVIQQPSLDTRQRSDYERELQHAAILSLEQIKAIRSSNEYTEGPSVARRPPAPRVAPRPQDKQERTHEVILVNVNNNYERQPSGHHHHGGGGVVVVASGPQYGGPRAPGLSRSTSTGSAASSGSNSSASSEQGLLTRSPPMRPGVGLQHHHRAERPIRTQPKPKPLLQPQQGPHLHQPPPEAPLKPPTKGKSDFGVAAAAAGHQFICERCGKCKCSDCTAPRSLPSCLACNGQCLCSAESALEHGTCMCLVKGIFYHCSNDDEGDSCADHPCSLSRSHCCSRFLCMGLMSVLFPCLLCYPPVKGCLKACQGCYDQVNRPGCRCKNSNTVYCKLESWAPQSQEKPS; from the coding sequence ATGGAGCTCCAAAGTCAACATGGCCCCGCCGGATCATTAGTGGTGATCCAGCAGCCTTCCCTCGACACCCGGCAGAGGTCGGATTACGAGCGGGAGCTCCAGCATGCCGCCATTCTCTCCCTGGAACAAATCAAGGCCATCCGCTCCAGCAATGAGTACACAGAGGGGCCCTCGGTGGCTCGGAGGCCCCCAGCACCCCGTGTGGCCCCCAGGCCCCAGGATAAGCAAGAAAGGACCCATGAGGTCATCCTCGTCAATGTGAACAACAACTATGAGCGCCAGCCGTCGGGTCACCACCATCACGGTGGGGGTGGCGTGGTGGTGGTGGCCTCGGGGCCACAGTATGGAGGCCCCCGGGCCCCGGGACTCAGTCGCTCCACCAGCACAGGAAGTGCTGCCAGCTCGGGGAGCAACAGCAGCGCCTCCTCTGAGCAGGGACTCCTCACACGCTCCCCCCCAATGAGACCCGGTGTGGGCTTGCAGCACCACCACCGGGCAGAGCGGCCCATTCGGACTCAGCCCAAACCCAAACCTCTGCTACAGCCGCAGCAAGGACCTCACCTCCACCAGCCGCCCCCGGAGGCTCCGCTCAAGCCCCCGACCAAAGGGAAATCGGACTTTGGGGTCGCGGCCGCCGCTGCCGGCCACCAGTTTATCTGCGAGCGCTGTGGGAAGTGCAAGTGCAGCGACTGCACGGCCCCCAGGAGCCTGCCCTCGTGTCTGGCCTGCAACGGCCAGTGCCTGTGCTCGGCGGAGAGTGCGCTGGAGCACGGCACGTGCATGTGCCTGGTCAAAGGCATCTTCTACCACTGCTCCAATGATGACGAGGGGGACTCATGCGCTGACCACCCCTGCTCGCTGTCGCGCTCCCACTGCTGCTCCCGCTTCCTGTGCATGGGATTAATGTCGGTACTCTTCCCCTGTCTGCTATGCTACCCACCTGTCAAGGGCTGTCTGAAGGCGTGCCAGGGTTGCTATGACCAGGTCAACAGGCCCGGCTGTCGCTGCAAGAACTCCAACACTGTGTATTGTAAACTGGAGAGCTGGGCCCCACAGAGCCAGGAGAAACCTTCCTGA